The proteins below are encoded in one region of Casimicrobium huifangae:
- a CDS encoding DNA-processing protein DprA, which yields MLGTNTVIWSLEKDSVPLHGVGDAGLLAQPLTAFFASRRCPGTAIRAGTDWALARARAGRAVVSGFHSPLEQSVLTLLLQARCPVVAVIARPLANARLGAGFDSAWQAALAEQRMAVVTSHTASQRLTETLAVERNDLAALLATRIVIAHAEPGGTLDAAQARWQAAGSAVELLTTPAG from the coding sequence ATGCTGGGTACAAACACAGTCATCTGGTCACTCGAGAAGGACTCGGTGCCGCTGCATGGGGTGGGTGACGCCGGTTTGCTCGCGCAGCCTTTGACCGCTTTTTTTGCGTCCCGCCGTTGCCCCGGCACGGCAATCCGGGCGGGCACCGACTGGGCGCTGGCGCGAGCACGTGCGGGGCGCGCGGTGGTGAGCGGCTTTCACTCGCCGCTGGAGCAATCGGTGTTGACGCTGCTATTGCAAGCCCGGTGCCCGGTGGTGGCGGTGATTGCACGCCCTCTGGCGAACGCGCGCCTTGGCGCCGGGTTCGATAGCGCGTGGCAGGCTGCTCTGGCGGAACAACGCATGGCGGTGGTGACATCACACACTGCCAGCCAGCGCCTGACCGAAACCCTCGCTGTAGAGCGCAACGACTTGGCCGCGCTGTTGGCAACGCGCATTGTCATTGCCCACGCCGAACCCGGCGGCACACTGGATGCGGCGCAAGCGCGCTGGCAGGCAGCCGGCAGCGCCGTTGAGTTGCTGACCACGCCTGCCGGATAA
- a CDS encoding acyl-CoA thioesterase — translation MHNTPAADAPPISLPTDKEVALRVIPMPADANANGDIFGGWIMSQVDLAGSIPAVRRAKGRIATVAVNQFIFKQPVQIGDVVSFYASVKRVGRTSVTVDVEVYSERNRGTTVVKVTEAELTYVAIGADRKPRELPPDSATVLV, via the coding sequence ATGCACAACACACCCGCCGCCGACGCCCCGCCGATTTCGCTGCCGACCGACAAGGAGGTGGCGCTGCGGGTGATCCCGATGCCCGCCGACGCCAACGCCAACGGTGACATCTTTGGCGGCTGGATCATGTCGCAGGTGGACCTGGCGGGCAGCATTCCGGCGGTGCGCCGCGCCAAGGGCCGTATTGCCACGGTGGCGGTGAACCAGTTCATCTTCAAGCAGCCGGTGCAGATTGGCGACGTGGTGAGCTTCTACGCGTCGGTCAAGCGCGTGGGCCGCACCTCAGTGACGGTGGACGTGGAGGTGTATTCCGAGCGCAATCGCGGCACCACGGTCGTGAAAGTGACGGAAGCCGAGTTGACCTACGTGGCGATCGGTGCCGACCGCAAGCCGCGCGAGCTGCCCCCGGATAGTGCAACCGTGCTGGTGTAG
- a CDS encoding YebB family permuted papain-like enzyme, producing MFFFLRALRALLVSAALLGAAAACATAPQTLAALAPSLAVGDIVFTRIPFAPFTKITEVTGGWANHVGVVIDISGDEPLIAESKVPLSKITPLSSFVRRSDHGRVAMLRPATPLSSAQQARLRVAVDARLGRFYDTGFNLSSSRQFCSRFVREVLAEATGTVYGDEQRFADLLASNPQADQRFWQLWFFGNIPWQRITVTPESMRRDPRLHAVFDGLVL from the coding sequence ATGTTCTTCTTTCTTCGTGCACTGCGGGCGCTGCTCGTCAGCGCAGCGCTGCTGGGCGCAGCTGCCGCCTGCGCTACTGCACCACAAACCCTTGCCGCCCTTGCACCGTCACTCGCCGTCGGTGACATTGTGTTCACCCGCATTCCGTTTGCGCCGTTCACCAAAATCACTGAGGTCACTGGCGGCTGGGCTAATCATGTTGGTGTCGTGATCGACATTTCGGGCGACGAGCCACTGATTGCGGAAAGCAAGGTGCCGCTGTCAAAGATCACGCCGCTGTCGTCCTTCGTGCGGCGCTCGGATCATGGCCGCGTTGCCATGTTGCGACCAGCTACGCCGCTGAGCAGCGCACAGCAGGCACGTTTGCGCGTGGCCGTGGATGCCCGGTTGGGCCGCTTCTACGACACCGGGTTCAACCTCAGCTCCTCGCGGCAGTTCTGCTCGCGCTTTGTGCGCGAGGTGCTCGCTGAAGCCACCGGAACGGTCTATGGCGACGAGCAGCGCTTCGCAGACTTGCTTGCAAGCAATCCGCAGGCGGATCAGCGCTTCTGGCAGCTCTGGTTCTTCGGCAACATTCCCTGGCAGCGCATTACCGTGACGCCGGAATCGATGCGTCGTGATCCACGCCTGCATGCGGTCTTCGACGGTCTGGTTCTATGA
- a CDS encoding dienelactone hydrolase family protein translates to MAGSLLAAAHAEDVKIPAPHIGEEKTLRAQWFKPSADEATGAAAILLHGCGGLGANRKLNARHAAAKDWLLERGIAVVFPESFTSRRFEEVCTVKMQARTIRQIDRVEDVIAAHRWLRERPGVDAKKIVLWGWSHGGSTVLNTITHKSATLDRQSAPGDFSDDVKFVEAIAFYPGCSPFAKDNAPAKISSPLTILMGDADDWTPAPPCSAFAARLKNNEQPVSITLYPGAYHDFDNPAGKLRVRSEVPNGVNKDKGVTVGPDPKAREDAMAKIDALLRKRGLARTVTSS, encoded by the coding sequence GTGGCGGGTTCGTTACTGGCTGCGGCGCACGCCGAAGACGTGAAGATCCCGGCGCCGCATATCGGCGAAGAGAAGACGCTGCGCGCACAGTGGTTCAAGCCATCGGCCGACGAGGCCACTGGCGCGGCGGCGATCCTGCTGCATGGCTGCGGTGGTCTCGGCGCCAATCGCAAGCTCAATGCGCGGCACGCGGCGGCGAAGGATTGGCTGCTGGAGCGTGGCATTGCCGTGGTATTCCCGGAAAGCTTCACCTCGCGCCGTTTTGAAGAAGTCTGCACGGTCAAAATGCAGGCCCGCACCATCCGCCAGATTGATCGCGTCGAGGACGTGATAGCGGCGCATCGCTGGCTGCGCGAACGGCCCGGCGTGGACGCGAAGAAGATCGTGCTCTGGGGCTGGTCGCACGGCGGCTCAACGGTGCTCAACACCATCACCCATAAATCCGCGACGCTTGATCGCCAGTCGGCTCCGGGTGACTTCAGCGACGACGTGAAGTTCGTCGAAGCGATTGCCTTCTATCCGGGCTGTTCGCCCTTTGCCAAAGACAACGCCCCGGCGAAGATTTCATCGCCGCTCACCATCCTGATGGGTGATGCCGACGACTGGACGCCGGCGCCGCCGTGCAGCGCATTCGCCGCGCGACTAAAGAACAACGAGCAGCCGGTCAGCATCACGCTCTACCCCGGTGCGTATCACGACTTCGACAACCCCGCCGGCAAGCTGCGCGTGCGCAGCGAAGTGCCCAACGGCGTCAATAAGGACAAGGGCGTCACCGTCGGCCCCGACCCGAAAGCGCGTGAGGATGCAATGGCGAAGATTGATGCACTGCTGCGCAAGCGCGGGCTCGCGCGCACGGTGACGTCGTCGTAA
- the gatB gene encoding Asp-tRNA(Asn)/Glu-tRNA(Gln) amidotransferase subunit GatB has translation MAQWEIVIGLETHVQLTTASKIFCGCSTAFGAAPNTQVGVVGLAMPGALPVMNRGAVERAVKFGLAIGAKINQRSIMARKNYFYPDLPKGYQISQFETPIVQGGGLTITLDDGATKFIELTRAHLEEDAGKSVHDLFDGQSGVDLNRAGTPLLEIVTEPVMRSAKEAIAYARTLHNLVRYLDICDGNMQEGSFRCDVNVSVRPIGQQEFGTRREIKNLNSFKFMQQAIDYEVRWQIEQIEDGKKIVQATVLFNPDTGETRAMRTKEDAMDYRYFPDPDLPPLVVSDEDLARIKAALPELPAAKCDRFIREYGLSKYDATLLSQDGATASFFETAVKAGADAKLVANWMLGEVAAALNREEKTIEQSPVNAVRLSNLVARISDGTISHKIAKTVFEALWSGDGASVDAIIDAKGLRQISDSGAIEKIVDEVLAKSAAQIADFKAGKEKALMSIVGMVMKASQGKANPAQVNEIVRKKLGSGI, from the coding sequence ATGGCACAGTGGGAAATCGTCATCGGTCTTGAAACGCACGTGCAGTTGACCACGGCGTCGAAGATTTTTTGTGGTTGCAGCACCGCCTTTGGTGCGGCGCCGAACACCCAGGTTGGAGTCGTAGGCCTCGCCATGCCCGGCGCCTTGCCGGTCATGAACCGTGGTGCTGTCGAGCGCGCTGTGAAGTTCGGCCTCGCCATCGGCGCGAAGATCAATCAGCGCTCGATCATGGCGCGCAAGAATTACTTCTACCCTGACCTGCCGAAGGGCTATCAGATCTCGCAATTCGAGACGCCGATCGTGCAGGGCGGTGGCCTCACCATCACGCTCGACGACGGCGCTACCAAGTTCATCGAGCTCACCCGCGCCCACCTCGAGGAAGACGCCGGCAAGAGCGTGCATGATTTGTTCGACGGCCAGTCCGGGGTTGACCTCAACCGCGCCGGTACGCCGCTGCTCGAGATCGTGACCGAGCCGGTGATGCGCTCGGCCAAAGAGGCGATCGCCTACGCGCGCACGCTGCACAACCTCGTGCGCTATCTCGACATCTGCGACGGCAACATGCAGGAAGGCTCGTTCCGGTGCGACGTCAACGTCTCGGTGCGCCCGATCGGCCAGCAGGAGTTCGGCACCCGCCGCGAAATCAAGAACCTGAACAGCTTCAAGTTCATGCAGCAGGCCATCGACTACGAGGTGCGTTGGCAGATCGAGCAGATCGAGGACGGCAAGAAGATCGTGCAGGCCACGGTGCTGTTCAACCCGGACACCGGCGAGACGCGCGCGATGCGCACCAAGGAAGACGCGATGGACTATCGCTACTTCCCTGACCCCGACCTGCCGCCACTGGTCGTCAGCGACGAGGACCTCGCGCGCATCAAGGCCGCGCTGCCCGAGCTGCCCGCGGCCAAGTGCGATCGCTTCATCCGCGAGTACGGCCTGTCGAAATACGACGCGACGCTGCTTTCACAGGACGGTGCGACCGCCAGTTTCTTCGAGACTGCGGTCAAGGCCGGCGCGGATGCCAAGCTGGTGGCCAACTGGATGCTTGGCGAGGTTGCGGCTGCGTTGAATCGTGAAGAGAAGACCATTGAGCAGTCGCCGGTTAACGCCGTGCGTCTGTCGAACCTTGTCGCCCGCATCAGCGACGGAACCATCAGCCACAAGATAGCCAAGACAGTGTTCGAGGCGCTGTGGTCAGGTGACGGAGCGAGTGTTGATGCCATCATCGACGCGAAGGGCCTGCGCCAAATCAGCGACAGCGGCGCCATCGAAAAAATCGTCGATGAGGTGCTGGCGAAAAGCGCCGCACAGATTGCCGACTTCAAGGCCGGCAAGGAAAAGGCACTCATGAGCATCGTCGGCATGGTCATGAAGGCGAGCCAGGGCAAGGCGAACCCGGCACAGGTCAACGAGATCGTGCGCAAGAAACTTGGCAGCGGCATATAA
- the gatA gene encoding Asp-tRNA(Asn)/Glu-tRNA(Gln) amidotransferase subunit GatA, giving the protein MSWNTFATVAETKRALDEKKVSAVELAEHYLARADVLNPTLNAYITLDREKTLAEAKVADARRTSGDTAPLLGVPIAHKDIYLIDGWRTTCGSRMLENFVAPYTSTVVANMAAAGMVTLGKLNMDEFAMGSSNETSYFGTVKNPWDLSRVPGGSSGGSAAAVAAGLAPASTGTDTGGSIRQPAMFCNLTGLKPTYGVCSRFGIIAFASSLDQAGPFAQTAEDCALLLNAMAGFDPHDATSLDRPREDYSRDLAKPLAGLRIGLPKEFFGEGVAPDIAKAVDAALDVYRKLGATTVEISLPNVKYSVPAYYVVAPAEASSNLSRYEGVRFGHRAEQYDDLLDMYKKSRAEGFGAEVKRRILIGTYVLSHGYYDAYYLQAGKLRRLIAEDFKRAYEVCDLVMGPTAPESAFQFGAKSDDPVKMYLNDIFTICANLTGQPAMSHPCGTDDNGQHVGMHVIGNYLDEARMLNAAHQFQLATDWHKRHPSI; this is encoded by the coding sequence ATGAGCTGGAACACCTTTGCCACTGTTGCCGAGACCAAGCGAGCCCTCGATGAAAAGAAGGTCAGTGCCGTCGAACTCGCCGAACACTACCTGGCCCGCGCCGATGTACTGAATCCGACGCTCAACGCCTACATCACCCTTGACCGCGAGAAGACGCTGGCCGAGGCAAAGGTGGCCGACGCCCGTCGTACGTCCGGGGATACTGCGCCCCTGCTTGGCGTGCCGATTGCGCACAAGGACATTTACCTGATCGACGGCTGGCGCACCACTTGCGGCTCGCGCATGCTGGAGAACTTCGTCGCGCCCTACACCTCGACCGTTGTCGCCAACATGGCTGCGGCCGGCATGGTCACGCTCGGCAAGCTCAACATGGACGAGTTCGCGATGGGCTCGTCCAACGAGACCTCGTACTTCGGTACTGTCAAGAACCCCTGGGACCTGTCGCGCGTGCCGGGTGGCTCGTCGGGGGGGTCGGCAGCGGCGGTTGCGGCGGGCCTCGCCCCGGCCTCGACCGGCACCGACACCGGCGGCTCGATCCGGCAGCCGGCAATGTTCTGCAATCTCACGGGCCTCAAGCCGACTTACGGCGTGTGCTCGCGCTTCGGCATCATCGCCTTCGCGTCCTCGCTTGACCAGGCCGGCCCGTTCGCCCAGACCGCCGAAGACTGCGCGCTGCTGCTCAACGCGATGGCCGGTTTTGATCCGCATGATGCGACTTCGCTCGACCGCCCGCGCGAGGACTACAGTCGCGATCTCGCCAAGCCGCTCGCCGGCCTGCGCATCGGCCTGCCCAAGGAATTCTTCGGCGAAGGCGTGGCACCCGATATTGCCAAGGCCGTGGACGCCGCGCTCGACGTCTACCGCAAGCTCGGCGCGACGACGGTCGAAATCTCGCTGCCCAACGTCAAGTACTCGGTGCCCGCGTACTATGTCGTGGCCCCGGCTGAGGCCTCGAGCAATCTGTCGCGTTACGAAGGCGTGCGCTTCGGCCATCGTGCCGAACAGTACGACGACCTGCTCGACATGTACAAGAAGAGCCGCGCCGAAGGCTTCGGCGCCGAGGTGAAGCGCCGCATCCTGATCGGCACCTATGTGCTGTCGCACGGCTACTACGACGCCTACTACCTGCAGGCCGGCAAGCTGCGCCGGCTGATCGCCGAGGACTTCAAGCGCGCCTACGAGGTGTGCGACCTGGTGATGGGCCCGACGGCACCCGAGAGCGCGTTCCAGTTCGGCGCCAAGAGCGATGATCCGGTCAAGATGTACCTCAACGACATCTTCACCATCTGTGCCAACCTTACGGGACAGCCGGCGATGAGCCATCCGTGCGGCACCGACGACAACGGTCAGCACGTGGGCATGCACGTCATCGGCAACTATCTCGACGAGGCGCGCATGTTGAACGCGGCGCATCAGTTTCAACTGGCGACGGACTGGCACAAGCGCCATCCGTCCATCTGA
- the gatC gene encoding Asp-tRNA(Asn)/Glu-tRNA(Gln) amidotransferase subunit GatC, whose protein sequence is MSLTTQDIERIAHLARIAVTPVDVADVQAKLTGIFKLIDEMQSVNTHGVEPMSHGLDMVLRLRDDVVTEVNQRDKFQKNAPAAADGYYLVPRVIE, encoded by the coding sequence ATGAGTCTCACCACCCAGGACATTGAGCGGATCGCGCATCTCGCGCGCATTGCCGTGACCCCCGTCGACGTGGCCGACGTGCAGGCCAAGCTCACCGGCATCTTCAAACTGATCGACGAGATGCAGTCCGTCAATACGCACGGCGTTGAGCCGATGTCGCACGGGCTCGACATGGTGCTGCGCCTGCGCGACGACGTCGTCACCGAAGTGAATCAGCGCGACAAGTTTCAGAAGAACGCGCCGGCTGCTGCAGACGGCTATTACCTCGTACCCAGGGTGATCGAGTAA
- a CDS encoding rod shape-determining protein codes for MFKFLSSYLSTDIAIDLGTANTLIYVRGKGIVLDEPSVVAIRQEGGPNGKRVIQDVGLSAKQMLGRTPGNITAIRPMKDGVIADFNVTEQMLKQFIRKVLDSKMFSPSPRIIICVPCGSTQVERRAIRESALGAGASKVFLIEEPMAAAIGADLPISDATGSMVVDIGGGTTEVGVISLGGMVYAGSVRVGGDKFDEAIINYIRRNYGMLIGETTAETIKKTIGSAFPGSEVRDMEIKGRNLAEGIPRAFTVSSNEILEALTDPLNAIVSAVKQALERTPPELGADIAEKGMVLTGGGALLRDLDRLLMEETGLPVVVAEDPLTCVVRGCGKALENIDRLSSIFTTD; via the coding sequence ATGTTCAAGTTTCTAAGCAGTTATCTTTCCACCGACATCGCCATTGATCTTGGCACAGCGAACACGCTGATTTACGTACGCGGCAAGGGCATCGTCCTCGATGAGCCCTCCGTTGTCGCGATCCGCCAGGAAGGCGGTCCCAACGGCAAGCGCGTTATTCAGGACGTCGGTCTCTCGGCCAAACAGATGCTGGGCCGCACGCCGGGCAACATCACGGCCATCCGCCCGATGAAAGACGGCGTGATCGCCGACTTCAACGTGACCGAGCAGATGCTGAAGCAGTTCATCCGCAAGGTGCTCGACAGCAAGATGTTCAGCCCGAGTCCGCGCATCATCATCTGCGTGCCCTGCGGCTCGACCCAGGTTGAACGTCGCGCGATCCGCGAGTCGGCGCTCGGTGCCGGCGCGTCCAAGGTGTTCCTGATTGAGGAGCCGATGGCGGCCGCGATCGGTGCCGACTTGCCAATCTCCGACGCGACCGGCTCGATGGTGGTAGACATCGGCGGCGGCACTACCGAGGTTGGCGTGATCTCGCTGGGCGGTATGGTTTACGCTGGTTCAGTACGCGTTGGCGGCGACAAGTTCGATGAAGCGATCATCAACTACATCCGCCGCAACTACGGCATGCTGATCGGCGAGACGACCGCCGAGACGATCAAGAAGACGATCGGCTCCGCGTTCCCCGGCAGCGAAGTGCGCGACATGGAGATCAAGGGCCGCAACCTCGCCGAAGGCATCCCGCGCGCGTTCACCGTGTCGTCCAACGAGATTCTCGAAGCCCTGACCGATCCGCTCAACGCGATCGTCAGCGCCGTCAAGCAGGCGCTTGAGCGCACGCCGCCTGAACTCGGTGCTGACATCGCCGAAAAGGGCATGGTGCTGACCGGCGGCGGCGCGCTGCTGCGCGACCTCGACCGTCTGCTGATGGAAGAAACCGGCCTGCCCGTGGTAGTGGCAGAAGACCCGCTCACCTGTGTGGTGCGCGGCTGTGGCAAGGCGCTCGAAAACATCGATCGCCTGTCTTCCATTTTCACCACCGACTGA
- the mreC gene encoding rod shape-determining protein MreC produces the protein MQGRVTSLPSEPPRFFKRGPSPIARLTFFGVISLALMFIDARFKTLETVRMAIATVVYPVQQAALIPGQIATSIGEFFDTRAELREENTRLKADLLQASLAQQAHVAARQESERLQKLLLMSQAANIKAQASRVVYLGRDPFSQKAFVERQVTQTFEPGSAVVDERGLLGQLTRVHPLFAEITLITEKDFAVPVKVERTGNRALLYGRGPGLSPELSYVASNVDVKEGDILLTSSIDGLYPANIRVATIASVQRSAENPFAVIKCTPTAGLLSADAVLVLDKPAAPPPRPAADVAKEAPSKKRR, from the coding sequence ATGCAAGGCCGCGTAACCTCGTTGCCCTCCGAGCCGCCGCGCTTTTTCAAGCGCGGTCCGAGCCCGATCGCGCGGCTCACATTCTTCGGCGTAATTTCGCTTGCGTTGATGTTCATCGATGCACGTTTCAAGACGCTGGAAACGGTACGCATGGCCATTGCCACCGTCGTGTACCCGGTGCAACAGGCCGCGCTGATACCTGGGCAGATTGCCACGAGTATTGGAGAATTCTTCGACACCCGCGCCGAGTTGCGTGAGGAAAACACCCGGCTCAAGGCCGATCTGCTGCAGGCGTCGCTCGCACAGCAGGCCCACGTCGCCGCCAGGCAGGAGTCGGAGCGCCTGCAAAAGCTGCTGCTGATGTCACAGGCGGCGAACATCAAGGCACAGGCCAGTCGGGTCGTTTATCTCGGGCGCGACCCGTTTTCGCAGAAGGCATTCGTCGAACGGCAAGTCACCCAGACGTTCGAACCGGGCTCGGCAGTCGTTGATGAGCGGGGCCTTCTCGGGCAGTTGACCCGGGTTCATCCGCTGTTTGCTGAAATCACCCTGATCACCGAGAAGGATTTCGCGGTGCCGGTGAAGGTCGAGCGCACCGGCAACCGGGCCCTGCTGTACGGCCGTGGCCCCGGGCTCTCGCCCGAGCTCAGTTACGTTGCCAGCAATGTCGATGTCAAGGAGGGTGACATATTGCTCACCTCAAGCATCGACGGCCTCTATCCCGCCAACATTCGCGTCGCAACCATCGCCAGCGTGCAGCGCTCGGCGGAAAACCCGTTTGCCGTGATCAAGTGCACGCCAACCGCTGGTCTGCTCAGTGCTGACGCAGTGCTGGTCCTCGACAAACCGGCCGCACCACCGCCGCGCCCTGCCGCAGATGTCGCCAAAGAAGCGCCCAGCAAAAAACGCCGATGA
- the mreD gene encoding rod shape-determining protein MreD, protein MSFLHLPDSPLFKIAKPEDILLAPKPWFVALTLALAFTANLLPLSGFALAMRPDFFALVLLYWAIHQPRWIGVGVAWACGLLTDVVEANLFGQHALAYAILGFAAGYFHRRVLRFPLWQQALHVLGLLLIAQAVVLVLRLMSGASLPSAALVLGSFSSALIWPIISALLQWPQRVRSLLD, encoded by the coding sequence ATGAGCTTCCTGCACCTGCCCGATTCTCCACTGTTCAAGATCGCCAAGCCGGAGGACATCCTGCTGGCGCCAAAGCCGTGGTTCGTCGCGCTGACGCTGGCGCTGGCCTTCACCGCCAACCTGCTGCCGTTATCCGGATTTGCGCTGGCAATGCGCCCCGACTTTTTCGCCCTGGTGCTGCTGTACTGGGCAATTCACCAGCCCCGCTGGATCGGGGTGGGCGTTGCCTGGGCTTGCGGCTTGCTGACCGATGTCGTAGAAGCCAATCTGTTTGGCCAGCATGCGCTGGCATATGCAATTCTTGGTTTTGCCGCTGGATATTTTCATCGCCGGGTATTGCGCTTCCCGCTCTGGCAGCAGGCGCTGCATGTGCTTGGGCTGCTGCTGATCGCGCAGGCTGTCGTGCTGGTGCTGCGCTTGATGAGCGGCGCGTCGCTGCCGAGTGCAGCACTGGTACTGGGCAGCTTCAGCAGCGCGCTGATCTGGCCAATCATTTCCGCATTGCTGCAGTGGCCGCAGCGTGTGCGCTCCCTGCTCGATTGA
- the mrdA gene encoding penicillin-binding protein 2 — protein MAAELRNYDQEVFWYQRRLTLAAILVVLCFLGLLGRFFYLQVVQYRHFATLAEANRIDVQPEAPNRGIITDRNGLVLASNYSAYTLELNPQKIADVDAAIDEVGKIVEISARDRRRFKRLYEEFRTNDSLPLKSRLSDEEVARVAANRFRLPGIEIKARLFRQYPFGEVASHVIGYIGRISQGEKERIEAAGLTANYKGSDYIGKVGIELSYEKELHGTAGATEVEVDASRRVVRTLSRKPSLTGNNLQLSLDIRLQKIAEDAFGSKRGALVAIEPATGDVLAFVSKPGYDPNLFVDGIDPQNWEALNTSEDKPLLNRPLRGAYPPGSTYKPFMALMAQELGIRTAQQAISDPGFFRLGGGYWRDDKVGGHGAVDLVKSIAVSCDTYYYQVAAEADIDEWAKFMKPFGFGQKTGIDIDGELPGILPTREWKAKRFPKDPKLHVGDQVSLGIGQGFNTFTPLQMAYATAILANRGVAFKPHLVKRVQDARTGESRLTQPAPSYSIPLKEAHVDAVLRGLAGVVKEGTGRTAFLNAKYTSGGKTGTAQVFGLRGGEYKASQIAERLRDHAWYIALAPLEKPTIALVAFVENGGFGAEAAAPIARKVMDAYFDASLLEAALKRNVDRSEQVAAAAQAAEVRRAR, from the coding sequence ATGGCTGCCGAACTACGCAACTATGATCAGGAAGTCTTCTGGTACCAGCGCCGGCTGACACTGGCCGCAATCCTTGTGGTGCTGTGCTTCCTCGGATTGCTGGGCCGTTTCTTCTACCTGCAGGTGGTGCAGTATCGCCATTTCGCGACACTCGCCGAGGCCAATCGCATTGATGTGCAGCCCGAGGCGCCGAATCGCGGCATCATTACTGACCGCAATGGGCTGGTGCTGGCGTCCAACTATTCGGCCTATACGCTCGAACTCAACCCCCAGAAGATCGCCGACGTTGACGCGGCCATCGACGAGGTGGGCAAGATCGTTGAAATCTCGGCGCGCGACCGTCGCCGCTTCAAACGGCTCTACGAAGAATTCCGTACCAATGACAGTTTGCCGCTGAAGTCGCGGCTAAGTGATGAAGAGGTAGCGCGCGTCGCGGCCAACCGCTTCCGTCTGCCAGGCATTGAGATCAAGGCGCGGCTGTTCCGCCAATACCCGTTTGGCGAAGTTGCCTCGCACGTGATTGGCTACATCGGACGCATCAGTCAGGGTGAGAAAGAACGCATCGAGGCGGCCGGGCTGACCGCCAACTACAAGGGCTCCGACTACATCGGCAAGGTGGGCATCGAGCTTTCCTACGAGAAAGAACTGCACGGCACGGCCGGCGCCACTGAAGTCGAGGTGGATGCCTCACGGCGCGTGGTTCGCACGCTGTCGCGCAAGCCTTCGCTGACGGGCAACAATCTGCAGCTGTCACTCGACATCAGGCTGCAGAAGATTGCTGAGGATGCCTTTGGCAGCAAGCGCGGCGCCCTGGTCGCCATCGAGCCGGCAACGGGCGATGTGCTCGCCTTCGTCAGCAAGCCGGGTTACGACCCCAACCTGTTTGTCGATGGCATCGACCCGCAAAACTGGGAGGCACTCAACACCTCCGAGGACAAGCCTTTGCTCAACCGGCCCTTGCGCGGAGCGTACCCGCCCGGTTCGACCTACAAGCCGTTCATGGCGCTGATGGCGCAGGAGCTTGGCATACGGACAGCGCAACAGGCGATCAGCGACCCCGGCTTCTTCCGGCTTGGCGGCGGCTATTGGCGCGATGACAAGGTGGGTGGTCACGGCGCCGTTGATCTGGTGAAGTCGATCGCGGTGTCCTGCGATACCTACTACTACCAGGTCGCTGCCGAGGCCGACATCGACGAGTGGGCGAAATTCATGAAGCCCTTCGGTTTCGGCCAGAAGACCGGCATCGATATTGACGGCGAGTTGCCCGGCATCCTGCCAACGCGCGAATGGAAGGCGAAGCGCTTCCCGAAAGATCCGAAGCTGCACGTCGGCGATCAGGTTTCACTGGGCATCGGGCAGGGTTTCAATACCTTCACGCCGCTGCAGATGGCCTACGCCACCGCAATCCTTGCCAATCGCGGGGTGGCGTTCAAGCCGCATCTGGTGAAGCGGGTGCAGGACGCACGTACCGGCGAATCACGACTGACGCAGCCGGCCCCCTCCTACAGCATTCCACTCAAGGAGGCCCATGTCGACGCCGTTCTGCGCGGCCTCGCGGGTGTGGTGAAAGAGGGTACTGGTCGCACCGCGTTTCTGAATGCCAAATACACCAGCGGCGGCAAAACTGGCACAGCTCAGGTGTTTGGTCTGCGCGGCGGCGAATACAAAGCCTCCCAGATTGCGGAGCGACTGCGCGATCACGCCTGGTATATCGCGCTGGCACCGCTCGAAAAGCCGACAATCGCCCTGGTGGCTTTCGTTGAAAACGGCGGCTTTGGCGCGGAGGCAGCGGCGCCGATCGCGCGCAAGGTGATGGACGCCTACTTTGACGCATCGCTGCTGGAGGCGGCGCTGAAGCGCAACGTCGATCGCAGCGAACAAGTGGCGGCAGCCGCACAGGCAGCGGAAGTGAGGCGTGCACGATGA